A region of the Microcystis aeruginosa FD4 genome:
ATTTCGACAAAATTGAGATGCACCAGGCATAACCATCTCTGTCATTACTTTTGAAAAATGGTATCAGAAAGCTTCATGGTCATCGGGTTTAATTTCTAAAGCGCGATCCCAGGATGCGATCGCTTCTTCATACCTTCCTAAATTACCTAACGCAATCCCTCGGTTGTACCAAGCTTCATGGAAATCGGGTTTAATTTCTAAAGCTTTGTCGTAGGAGGCGATCGCGCCGATCAAATCCCAATTCATGTATTTCTGGTTTCCTTGCTCAAACCAAAATTCGGCATCCTGAACCACTTCCGTTAAATCCGTCTCCGGTTGATCCCAGATTTTCCCCCTCCACACTGGAAACATCCCTCACCGCGTCGCGTAACTGGAGACTAATCCGTTGGCACACTTCCCCCAGATTTCCCGTCATCACCTTGCCTAAAGCCGCCAGATCCCGCCCTAAAGTTTGATAATCTTCCGGATACTGTAGCCATTCCTCGCTTTTGTCCTCTAATACCATTTTTCTTTATTCGCGTCACAACAAATGCAGGCTTGGCAAGCATTCGAGCGTGGATGTCTGTCATGGATTTAGAAATTTGGTATAAAGTAAAGGTTAAGAGGATTTTACGCAACTTTATCCCCCTAAATCCCCCTTGAAAAGGGGTACTTTGATGGGTTCCCCACCCTATTAAGAGGTGCTAGGGGGGATCCTATTTTCCTTACTAAATAGACTCTGAAAGTTTAGATAATAACAACGACAACACCCCAAATCCTTGACTAGCAATCGAGGGTTAATGCTTATCAGCCTGAGAAATTTTCAATATCGTTAACCAATATCACAATAAAAACAATATGTCAATAGATTAAATATTAATTTTTGTAAAGAAAGGCCTGAGCATTTACTCAAAAAGCTCTTTACCATCTGTTACAAAATATGGCAAGATATTTATCGAATTGTGTCAAAACCCAGAGTAAATGCTCATTTGGGTGACATTTTCTGATACAAAACAGAAACATATATATCTAAATACCTTAAACAAAGGGCGATCGTCATCTGATGACGAAAATCACTTCATACCAGACTCAGCAATCCTAAGGAGAACCATCATATATGTTCACTCACGTCAAGTCCACCATTCGTCATATAGTTCCCGACGCGTTGAATGGTCGATCGCTGGTCAAGGTGGTCTATGTCGTGCTAGAACCTCAGTACCAAAGTGCGCTGAGTAGTGCCGTCAGGGAAATCAACGCTAACAACCCGAAACTAGCGATCGAAATTAGTGGTTATCTAATCGAAGAACTGCGCGATGGGGAAAATTATCGCAATTTTCAAGAGGATGTAGCCAAAGCTAATATTTTCATTGCTTCTCTCATCTTTATCGAAGATTTAGCCGATAAAGTTGTGGCCGCTGTCAGTCCCCATCGGGATAAATTAGACGCAGCGATCGTCTTTCCCTCCATGCCCCAGGTAATGCGCTTAAATAAATTAGGCAGCTTTTCCATGGCCCAATTGGGACAGTCCAAGAGTGTCATCGCTAACTTTATGAAAAAGCGCAGGTCAAACTCCGGCGCTGGTTTCCAAGATGCGATGTTAAAGTTATTGCGAACCTTACCGCAAGTACTGAAATACCTCCCCATGGAAAAAGCTCAGGACGCACGCAACTTTATGTTAAGTTTCCAGTATTGGCTAGGAGGTTCCGCAGAAAATTTAGAGAACTTCCTGTTAATGTTGGCCGATAAGTACGTCTTCGATAACAAGGATGACAGCGTAGTTTACCAAGAACCGGTAGTTTATCCCGATCTGGGGATTTGGCATCCTTTATCCATGAAAATGTTCGAGGATGTCAAGGAATACTTCGCTTGGTACAATAACCGAGGTGATATTGCCGATGACCTAAAAGACCCCTTGGCTCCCTGTATTGGCTTGATTTTACAGAGAACTCACCTCGTTACTGGTGATGACGCTCATTATGTCGCTCTCGTGCAGGAATTCGAGTCTATGGGTGCGCGAGTCCTTCCCGTTTTTGCTGGGGGATTAGACTTTTCTAAACCCGTAGAAGAATATTTCTGGGATAAAAGCTTAAAAGGAGTAGAAGCGGTTCCCATCGTCGATACGGTAATTTCCCTGACAGGATTTGCTTTAGTGGGAGGTCCAGCGCGACAAGATCACCCGAAAGCGATAGAATCCTTAAAACGTCTCAATCGTCCCTATATGTGCGCTTTACCGCTAGTTTTCCAAACCACCCAGGAATGGGAGGAAAGCGATTTAGGGTTACACCCGATTCAAGTGGCGCTACAGATTGCTATTCCGGAATTAGACGGTGCGATCGAACCTATTATATTATCGGGCCGGGATGGGGCCACGGGTAAAGCGATCGCTTTACAGGATCGGGTGGAAGCGATCGCTCAACGGGCGCTAAAATGGGCTACTCTAAGAAAGAAACCGAAACTAAACAAAAAAGTCGCCATCACCGTCTTTAGTTTCCCTCCCGATAAAGGGAATGTGGGAACGGCAGCCTATCTAGATGTGTTCGGTTCCATCTACGAAGTGATGCAAGCGTTACAAAATAACGGTTATGACTTGCAGGATCTACCCGCATCTCCCCAAGAACTGATGGAAGCGGTAATCCATGATGCTCAAGCACAGTACCATAGTCCGGAGCTAAATATCGCCTATCGGATGTCCGTACCCGAATACGAACGCTTAACCCCCTATTCCGTCCGTTTAGAGGAAAATTGGGGACCACCACCGGGACATCTCAACAGTGATGGACAAAATCTTTTAATCTACGGGAAAGAATTCGGTAACGTCTTTATTGGGGTTCAACCCACCTTCGGTTATGAAGGGGATCCCATGCGTCTGCTATTTTCTCGTTCTGCTAGTCCCCACCACGGTTTTGCAGCCTACTATACCTATCTCAATCAAGTCTGGAAAGCAGACGCGGTTCTCCATTTTGGCACCCACGGATCCTTAGAATTTATGCCGGGGAAACAGATGGGAATGTCTGGAGAATGCTACCCCGATAACCTCATCGGGATGATTCCCAACCTCTACTATTATGCCGCTAATAACCCCAGCGAAGCGACGATCGCTAAACGTCGCAGTTATGCGGAAACTATCTCCTATCTCACTCCCCCCGCAGAAAATGCCGGACTCTACAAAGGGTTAAAAGAACTAAGCGAGTTGATCGGTTCTTACCAAACCCTGAAAGATAGTGGGCGTGGGGTGCAAATTGTCAATACCATTGTCGATAAATGTTTTTTAGTCAATCTCGACAAAGATATAAGTTTACCTGATGGTGACACCGCCCATCTCAGTCAAGAGGAACGGGATAATATCGTCGGTTCTGTCTATCGCAAACTGATGGAAATTGAATCGCGCTTACTTCCCTGCGGACTTCACGTTATCGGGAAACCCCCCTCGGCGCTCGAAGCGATCGCAACTTTGGTCAATATTGCTAGTTTAGACCGGGAAGAGGACGATTTACTCTCCTTCCCCCGGATTATTGCCAACAGCATCGGCCGGGATATAGAGGAAGTTTATCGCAATAGCGATCGAGGGGTGTTAGAGGATGTGGAATTACTGCAAAACATCACCCTCGCGACTCGCGCTGCCGTTTCCGCTTTAGTCAAATCCCAAACCGACGCAGAAGGTCGGGTATCGATGCTTTCTAAGCTGAATTTCTTGAATATAGGCAAGAAATCGCCTTGGATCGAAACTTTACAGGAAATGGGTTATCCAAAAGTTGATCCGGTCGCGTTAAAACCCCTGTTTGAATACCTAGAATTCTGTTTAGAACAGGTTTGTGCTGATAATGAATTAGGGGCCCTATTAAAAGCATTGGAAGGAGAATACGTTCTTCCAGGTCCCGGTGGCGACCCCATCCGTAACCCCGGAGTTTTACCCACGGGTAAAAATATCCACGCTTTAGATCCCCAGTCTATCCCGACCCTAGCGGCGGTAAAATCGGCTAAAATCGTGGTAGATCGTCTGTTAGAACGGCAAAAACTGGATAATGGCGGTAAATATCCCGAAACCATCGCTTGTGTTCTCTGGGGAACCGATAACATCAAAACCTATGGGGAATCCCTCGCACAAATTCTCTGGATGGTGGGAGTTCGTCCTCTTCCCGATGCTTTGGGACGGGTGAATAAACTGGAATTAATTCCCCTAGAGGAGTTGGGAAGACCGCGCATTGATGTGGTGGTCAACTGTTCCGGTGTCTTCCGGGATTTATTTATCAATCAGATGAACTTGCTTGACCAAGGTGTAAAAATGGCCGCGGAAGCAAACGAACCGATGGAGATGAATTATGTCCGCAAACACGCTATGGAACAAGCAAAAGAAATGGGTTTAACGGTTCGACAGGCAGCCACCCGCATCTTTTCTAATGCTTCTGGTTCTTATTCTTCTAATATCAATCTCGCGGTGGAAAATAGCAGTTGGGAAGACGAAAAAGAGTTACAGAATATGTATCTCAACCGCAAGGGTTTTGCTTTCGATTCCGATAATCCGGGGATGATGGCCGATAATCGTCAGTTGTTTGAAGCATCCTTAAAAACTGCGGAAGCGACTTTCCAAAACTTGGATTCTAGCGAGATTAGTTTAACCGATGTTTCCCACTATTTCGACTCGGATCCCACCAAAGTTGTCGCTAGTTTACGCGATGATGGCAAAAAACCGGCAGCCTATATTGCCGATACTACCACCGCTAATGCTCAAGTGCGTACTTTATCGGAAACCGTCCGTTTAGATACCCGCACCAAGTTACTCAATCCCAAATGGTACGAGGGAATGTTAAGTCACGGTTACGAAGGAGTCCGAGAATTATCGAAGCGTTTGGTTAATACGATGGGATGGTCGGCAACTGCTGATGCGGTGGATAATTGGGTTTATGAAGATGTGAACACCACTTTTATTCAAGATGAGGAAATGTGTCAGCGTCTAATGAATCTCAATCCTAATTCTTTCCGCAAGATGGTGGGAACCCTGCTAGAAGTTAATGGTCGCGGTTACTGGGAAACTTCTCAGGAAAATTTAGACCGCTTACAGGAACTTTATCAAGAAGTGGAGGACCGTATCGAAGGAATCGAGTAGAATAGATAGATAAGACTTGAGGGACTGGCTAATCACCGGTCTCTTGAGTTTTCAAAAAAGATGAAAAATAACTTTTGGGGGTTAATTTGGTCTAGTTTTAACGAAATTCAAGGGGTTTTACTCGGTCTTCTTGGATTTTTAGGAGGTATTGCTTTAATTCGTTATCCCTTCAATACTTCTATCCCTCTAGATCTAGTAATTATTGTCAGTTTCTTCACCTTGTTGTTAATCGCTACTTTGTTAAGCGCCGTTAACACGCTTCTTAGACAGAAGCAAAAATTAGAGGCAGAAGTTAAGCAACTTCAGGAGGAGAACCAAAATTTAGAAAATATTATTAAACAGGGAATTACTCCCAGGATTTTGAGGTCTCAAAAGCAAGGAAATAATAATATTTTATGCCTTCTTGATTCCTCTAGTCTGTTTACGATCGAGTTACTTGTCTCTTTTTATTATACCGATGAAGATGGGTTTGAAAGATTAATAGGAGAGGGTTTTGTTGAATATATTAATCCAAAGGATGGCAAGATACACGCGATCATTGACAAACCTCAAACAATCTATCAGGTAATTCTAGATCGATTGGCGAGTAACGATTTAAAAATTATTCAAGAAACCAGAGTCAGACCTGGCGTTCTTAGAAAACATAGTTCACCATAGAGGAAAATATGGAAAATGTAACCGAAAAACCTATTTTATCTCCTAAAGGAACCTTTCCCGCCAAAGTTGTCAAAGTTATTGACGACTATAAATTAGTGATCAATAGAGGTGAAATTAGTGGAATTCGAGAAGGTCAAAGAATGTTAGTTTACAATACCAGCGAAGAGGAAATAAAAGATCCTCAGACTGGTGAGTCTTTAGGCTATCTTGACTTAGTGAGAGGGACGGGGACAATTACTTTTGTTCAAGAAAAAATATCGATTTTACAATCGGATAGAAGCAATAATAAAGGATCTAGATTGCTGGAGTTATTGCTTAAAGAACAAGAAACCCCGTCCGATTTGATAGGAAAATTCTTAAAAAGAGCCGTAGGAGCGAATTCTAAGAACGATAAAAAGCCAATATCCGAGCTAATAAATCGTGAATTGTTAAATAAACTGCTAGTACGGGAATTATCCGAAACGTTACCTTTTGAAAACCCTCAAATTGGCGACTCAGTTAGACCTATTTAGACCTATTGATGGAACAACCAATATGAGAATACTTTTTATCTCTTAAATATCCGATTTCAATTTATCCCGAAGAAGAAGACGGATACACGGCACTAATTCCCGATTTACCCGGATGTATGAGTCAGGGTGAAACTTTAGAGGAAGTGATTATTAATATTGAAGAAGCGAGCGAATTTGGATAGAGACAGTTTATTTTAGTAGCTCTTTTTGGGTAGGTTGGGTTGAAGGAAGTGAAACCCAACAACTGAGAGTTTCTAATTCTTTCCGCAAGATGGTGGGAACCCTGCTAGAAGTTAATGGTCGCGGTTACTGGGAAACTTCTCAAGAGAATTTAGACCGCTTACAGGAACTTTATCAAGAAGTGGAGGACCGTATCGAAGGAATCGAGTAATTAATCTAGTAAAATACCTCAAGGTAGAGAGGCAAAATATCGCTTCTCTACCATTTTTGTCTAGGAAAAACTTACAGTATTTGAATCACTTGTCTTGATCATCTTGTTCGGACTGAATTCTTCTCTCTTTATCCCCTTTAACAAAAACCGTCACCAAACCTGTTAAAGTACCCGCACCCATAATTCCAGATGCCCAAACTTTATCATTAATCCCCAGATAAATAGAGCCACCTAAACCAACTATCGCAATCGTAAAACCGGCAATTTGTCCAAGATAAGAGCGGATATTATCGTTTTTTACCAGTTCTGTTTCTATCTTTCTTCGATGTTCACCTTCTTTCTCCGTCATAGACAAAATCCTATCAGCACTGCCGGGCAAAACTTCTTCATATCCTTTTAGAATTGTTGGATGAGGAATCGGTCCATAGAAGGCGGCTATGCTGCCGCTTATTTGTCCCTGGAGAATCGGGGTTATAGTTGACTGATCAATAGTGTCATCTTTTAATATTTCACCTGTGGAATCTAAAGGTCTTTCGACTAGCTCACTATTATCCTGGTCTTCTGACTTTTTACTTTCGTCGGACATTTTGAGACAACTTTCCCCCATATTCACAAATTGCATTGTCAATATCTAATCCCGTCTTCATCCAATCGGACTGAATTGCGGCAGCATCTGGATTCAAATGTACTTTTTTGCCCACACGAACACGACAACGATAATCTAGATTGGTACGATAAGTCCCTCCTATATCTAGAACTGAGACCAGACCATCCATAAAGTACCGTCTAGGAATAGAGTAATTTTGGGAAGAAATGTCACGATAGTATTTTTTTACCATAACACCCTCGTTTAAGTTATGTCTACCCCCCGATTCTAGCATTGTATCATACCAATTTTTTGAATTTATAAGATCCATTTTTTGCAGTTACAATACATCGCTCCTACATTGGTACTATTAATGATCAAGGCAATTGACCGACCTTATCATTAAATCTTGACAAATATAAGTTTAAATTATAGCTATTGCGCCCTAAGAGCGATAATATTTAATATTAACCAGATTTATACCAAAGATAAATCATTATGGAAAACGTCACAGAAACTCCCCTTTTATCCCCTAAAGGAACTTTTCCTGCCAAAGTTGTCAAAGTTATTGACAACTATAAATTAGTAATGAATAGAGGTGAACAGAACGGAATTCGAGAAGGTCAAAGAATGATGGTTTATCATATTAGCAATGAAGATATCAAAGATCCCAATACTGGGGAATCTTTAGGGTTTCTCGAATTAGTAAAAGGTACGGGAAGAGTAATTTTCGTTCAAGATAAAATATCTATAATTGAAACCGATCAGAAAAAAACTTATAGAAAAAGAATAGAAAATCCTTCTTTGGGATTGAGGAGTTATAAATCTGAAGTGGTAGAATCCGATGAATTAAAACCTTTTGAAAACCCTCAAATTGGCGACTCGGTTAGACCTATTTAGACCTATCGATGGAACCACCAATATTAGAATACTTTTTATCTCTTAAATATCCGATTTCAATTTATACTGAAGAAGAAGGCGGATACACGGCACTAATTCCAGATTTACCCGGATGTAGGTGATGATTAATATTGAAGAAGCGAGAAAGTTATGGATAGAGACGGTTTATTTTAGTAGCTCTTTTTGCGTAGGTTGGGTCGAAGGAAGTTAAACCCAACAACTGAGGGTTTCGGTCGGGTTTCGTAGCCTCAACCCGACCTAGGAACTTCAAACATTACTGTCCGCAATCACCGAGAACCATTGGCTATTGAGCAGTTATGATTTTCAGGGTTTTCATTTGCAGTTGATTCAATTTCGACAGGAGACGACGACGCAAAAAGAACTGTTTTTGTTGCCAGAGAGAAAGGGAACACCATTGATTATAGGCAGGAACACATTCATTCAAGATAAACTGATGCCAACAGTGAACAAGATAGCTAATAGTCACGGTTTTCGACCTTTCTTGATAATGAGACTTTATTTGCTGCCTTAAATAACTGTTGTCCCGCAATTGTTTGAGATAATAAATAACATCATTCTCATTATTAGCAGTAAAGAAATCTAGTTCATTTTTGTACTCTGCTTGAAAAGCGGATTCATTTCCTAAAATGGCAGGAACACCTGCTAACCAGGCATTGTACAGCTTAGTGGGGGGTTTCCAAGGATAAGTCTCCTTGGAGTCGAAACGACGAATAGCGACGATTGCATCTGCTTGACGATAATCATGCCAAAACTCATCATTAGTTTGAATGCACCAGTTTAAACCTAAATGCTCTAGCTGCTGTTGCCATTCTGGTTTGCGTAAGGGGGGAGCTAAATTGTAGCTAATACCAAGATAAACTACATTTTCAAACCGATCGCCCCGTTGGGGATCGCGAGGAATCAGGCCTGGTTGAGTCCAATGGGGTAAAAAGTATCGCTTACCTGGTAAAAGATATTGATCTTCGGATATTGATTGTATATAAAGTTGAGAAGCAGTTAATTCCTGTCGATTCTGGACGATATGAATTTGAGCGTAGGGTTGAGGATTTCGATCCCCTTTAACACAAGCCAGTAATAACTTGGGATAGGGTTGAAAATCATAAGCTAACGATTCTCGATGACCAATTACAATACCTTCTTTAGGGATAGTATCTACTAATTCACAGGGAAAGTTCGATTCGCGTAATCGCAAATAAGTTTGTAAAATCCAAGCCAATGAACCTCGACCCGTTCTTAATTGATCGGCGTGATCGGGCAAAGGGTCGGGTCGATGGGAAGCGGGAAGATGAAAATAAATAGGAGGTAAGTAGTCATGCAAAATTAATTACCCAAATAAAAAATTAAGAAGTATAATACATAAAAAAACGAAGCAGCAGGAAAATACAATGAGATTGATTAGAGACCTAAACCCCGAGAGCCAGAAAATGCTAGAGAGAATTTATCGAGCTAGTAAACATCATCAAGTAAGAGAGCGAGCGAAATGTATACTCTTAAGTTTTCAGGGAACCACGATAGAAGAATTGAGCAGAATATTTGGAGTTACGAGAAAGACCATCTATAATTGGTTGACGGCCTGGGAAGATAGAAAACTAATTGGTTTTTATAATCGTCGAGGAAGAGGGAGAAAACCTAAATTGACAGAAGCACAAGGTCAACAAGTTATTGACTGGGTAAAAGAAGAACCGAAAAGCTTAAAAAAAATCCAGATAAAAATTGTAGAAGAATGGAAATTAACCGTAAGCAAAGACACGATAAAAAGACTCATAAAAAAAATCAACATGAGGTGGAAAAGGGTGAGAAGAGGGGTCGCCAAAACCCCTGATGAGTGGGAGCTTGAGGTCAAACTACCTATTTTAGAAGAACTAAAAAAACAGGAAAAAAGAGGAGAGATTGAGATAGGATATTTGGATGAAATGGGATGGGATTCAAAGCCTTGTATTCCTTACGCTTGGCAAGAAGAAAAAACCACGATAAAGTTACCACCAATTGAAGGTAAAAGACTAAATATTTTAGGAATAATGAAACGAGATAATCAATTATTTTATGAGACACAGGTCGGAACGGTTACTAGCGAGATAGTTATTAATTTTCTGGATAAATATTGCCAAAATATACAGA
Encoded here:
- a CDS encoding magnesium chelatase subunit H, translated to MFTHVKSTIRHIVPDALNGRSLVKVVYVVLEPQYQSALSSAVREINANNPKLAIEISGYLIEELRDGENYRNFQEDVAKANIFIASLIFIEDLADKVVAAVSPHRDKLDAAIVFPSMPQVMRLNKLGSFSMAQLGQSKSVIANFMKKRRSNSGAGFQDAMLKLLRTLPQVLKYLPMEKAQDARNFMLSFQYWLGGSAENLENFLLMLADKYVFDNKDDSVVYQEPVVYPDLGIWHPLSMKMFEDVKEYFAWYNNRGDIADDLKDPLAPCIGLILQRTHLVTGDDAHYVALVQEFESMGARVLPVFAGGLDFSKPVEEYFWDKSLKGVEAVPIVDTVISLTGFALVGGPARQDHPKAIESLKRLNRPYMCALPLVFQTTQEWEESDLGLHPIQVALQIAIPELDGAIEPIILSGRDGATGKAIALQDRVEAIAQRALKWATLRKKPKLNKKVAITVFSFPPDKGNVGTAAYLDVFGSIYEVMQALQNNGYDLQDLPASPQELMEAVIHDAQAQYHSPELNIAYRMSVPEYERLTPYSVRLEENWGPPPGHLNSDGQNLLIYGKEFGNVFIGVQPTFGYEGDPMRLLFSRSASPHHGFAAYYTYLNQVWKADAVLHFGTHGSLEFMPGKQMGMSGECYPDNLIGMIPNLYYYAANNPSEATIAKRRSYAETISYLTPPAENAGLYKGLKELSELIGSYQTLKDSGRGVQIVNTIVDKCFLVNLDKDISLPDGDTAHLSQEERDNIVGSVYRKLMEIESRLLPCGLHVIGKPPSALEAIATLVNIASLDREEDDLLSFPRIIANSIGRDIEEVYRNSDRGVLEDVELLQNITLATRAAVSALVKSQTDAEGRVSMLSKLNFLNIGKKSPWIETLQEMGYPKVDPVALKPLFEYLEFCLEQVCADNELGALLKALEGEYVLPGPGGDPIRNPGVLPTGKNIHALDPQSIPTLAAVKSAKIVVDRLLERQKLDNGGKYPETIACVLWGTDNIKTYGESLAQILWMVGVRPLPDALGRVNKLELIPLEELGRPRIDVVVNCSGVFRDLFINQMNLLDQGVKMAAEANEPMEMNYVRKHAMEQAKEMGLTVRQAATRIFSNASGSYSSNINLAVENSSWEDEKELQNMYLNRKGFAFDSDNPGMMADNRQLFEASLKTAEATFQNLDSSEISLTDVSHYFDSDPTKVVASLRDDGKKPAAYIADTTTANAQVRTLSETVRLDTRTKLLNPKWYEGMLSHGYEGVRELSKRLVNTMGWSATADAVDNWVYEDVNTTFIQDEEMCQRLMNLNPNSFRKMVGTLLEVNGRGYWETSQENLDRLQELYQEVEDRIEGIE
- a CDS encoding bZIP transcription factor, whose protein sequence is MKNNFWGLIWSSFNEIQGVLLGLLGFLGGIALIRYPFNTSIPLDLVIIVSFFTLLLIATLLSAVNTLLRQKQKLEAEVKQLQEENQNLENIIKQGITPRILRSQKQGNNNILCLLDSSSLFTIELLVSFYYTDEDGFERLIGEGFVEYINPKDGKIHAIIDKPQTIYQVILDRLASNDLKIIQETRVRPGVLRKHSSP
- a CDS encoding type II toxin-antitoxin system HicB family antitoxin — its product is MSIYPEEEDGYTALIPDLPGCMSQGETLEEVIINIEEASEFG
- a CDS encoding DUF2335 domain-containing protein produces the protein MSDESKKSEDQDNSELVERPLDSTGEILKDDTIDQSTITPILQGQISGSIAAFYGPIPHPTILKGYEEVLPGSADRILSMTEKEGEHRRKIETELVKNDNIRSYLGQIAGFTIAIVGLGGSIYLGINDKVWASGIMGAGTLTGLVTVFVKGDKERRIQSEQDDQDK
- a CDS encoding IS630-like element ISMae24 family transposase, encoding MRLIRDLNPESQKMLERIYRASKHHQVRERAKCILLSFQGTTIEELSRIFGVTRKTIYNWLTAWEDRKLIGFYNRRGRGRKPKLTEAQGQQVIDWVKEEPKSLKKIQIKIVEEWKLTVSKDTIKRLIKKINMRWKRVRRGVAKTPDEWELEVKLPILEELKKQEKRGEIEIGYLDEMGWDSKPCIPYAWQEEKTTIKLPPIEGKRLNILGIMKRDNQLFYETQVGTVTSEIVINFLDKYCQNIQKKTVIIIDQASIHTSEAFMEKLEEWEKKNLKIFWLPTYSPHLNLIEILGRFLKYEWIEFSAYKDRKSLLAYVKKVLDNFGGEYVINFA